From Kryptolebias marmoratus isolate JLee-2015 linkage group LG15, ASM164957v2, whole genome shotgun sequence, a single genomic window includes:
- the tdrd3 gene encoding tudor domain-containing protein 3, whose translation MTDLTDSLVKEGWYLSDEGIAELKGSAETVTHADIIRIALDSDLRPLGRKFLPSDINSGRTEKLEGPCVLQVQKVRNISAPKDHEESQGAPRMLRLQMTDGHTTCVGLEVKHLSKISLNTPPGTKVKLLGTIQVKNGFLLLDDSNICVLGGEVDHMVEKWALQRSLAKHSRSNIGAEGGPPPFVPFGQKCARIDDVDSRDLDQRKTLQSQNVVKSTDGNDEFEKQRTAAIAEVAKTKEGPRTFGGGGNAGSNLSNAASFSRGKDSYQQRRREDKPERTESRQDGNYRELVDERALRDIMEMGFNREAARQALMDNNNNLEVALNSLLTGSSGSRPGSVLAESNKPQARARGKGRGRSRNEDDEDGAGGRPSGPSTLFDFLESKMGVLSIDESRSQPPQRHHENKGNVFNSNYHTKDTYQTKFSHNDHRQQRTDRPPRFHRDADFPKPGQEPASNCTTSHTAVHTQQWKGQEKWPRGGPDRVQNDRREIKDEHIDPSFLMTSLTHSKESQQQVEFSGSYHQRSRNGNSGGNMSGPSFRRGPKDNAPMSKLSNSAGSEADGRGTYRRTDRNEDANNGRRKGKAEQPNSDHFDRQKDDGPSNFTQRGGSSGTPQDVGLPQGSRIMTGDPSHFQNGEVEYKRTGPIKPTNFSCPPYREQQPKKNNSNNPGYKKRPGQGKGPGPRGPERGHVSEHAWKPGDQCLALYWEDNKFYHARIDAVHPSGSTAVVVFSDYGNCEEVLLHNIRPVPADMMEEDDGYYDSSLEFRRGGDGQPRRSRPTQQYYQPPRARD comes from the exons ATGACCGATTTGACAGATTCCCTGGTGAAAGAGGGCTG GTACCTCAGTGATGAAGGCATCGCAGAACTGAAAGGATCTGCAGAGACTGTGACACACGCTGACATTATTCGTATCGCACTCGAT agtGATCTTCGGCCTCTTGGGAGAAAATTTCTACCGTCTGATATTAATAGTGGAAGGACTGAGAAG TTGGAGGGTCCATGTGTCCTCCAGGTGCAGAAGGTGAGAAACATTTCAGCTCCGAAAGACCACGAGGAGTCCCAGGGTGCACCGCGGATGCTGCGCCTACAAATGACAGATGGCCACACCACCTGTGTCGGATTAGAGGTTAAACATCTGTCCAAGATCAg tcttaaTACACCTCCTGGAACAAAAGTCAAGCTTCTTGGTACGATCCAGGTTAAAAATGGTTTCTTGCTGCTTGATGACTCAAATATCTGTGTCCTTGGAGGAGAAGTCGATCACATGGTGGAGAAATGGGCTCTACAGAGG AGTCTGGCCAAACACAGCAGGAGTAACATTGGAGCAGAAGGTGGACCTCCACCTTTTGTGCCATTTGGTCAG AAGTGTGCGAGGATCGATGATGTGGACAGCCGAGACCTAGACCAGAGGAAGACTCTCCAATCTCAAAATGTTGTCAAAAGCACCGACGGGAACGATGAGTTTGAAAAGCAGCGAACAGCAGCTATTGCTGAAgtggccaagaccaaagag GGCCCGCGCACATTTGGTGGTGGAGGAAATGCAGGAAGTAATTTATCCAATGCTGCTTCCTTTTCTCGAGGCAAAGACTCGTACCAGCAGAGGAGACGAGAAGACAAGCCTGAAAGAACAGAAAGCAGACAAGATGGAAACTACAGAGAGCTG GTGGACGAACGTGCTCTGAGAGACATCATGGAGATGGGCTTTAACAGGGAGGCTGCTCGACAAGCTCTGATGGATAATAATAACAACCTTGAAGTGGCGCTAAACAGCCTACTGACAGGATCTTCTGGCAGCAGACCTGGCTCAGTGTTAGCTGAATCTAACAAGCCACAAGCTAGAg CCAGAGGAAAGGGACGAGGCCGGTCCAGAAACGAGGACGATGAGGACGGAGCAGGAGGACGACCATCTGGACCGAGCACTCTATTCGACTTTCTTGAGTCCAAAATGGGAGTTCTCTCCATTGATG aGTCCAGGAGTCAGCCACCACAGAGACACCATGAGAACAAAGGAAACGTCTTCAACTCAAACTATCACACCAAAGACACATATCAGACCAAGTTCTCACACAATGACCACAGGCAACAAAGGACTGACAGACCACCTCGCTTTCACAGGGATGCTGATTTCCCCAAACCTGGCCAGGAGCCAGCCTCTAACTGTACAACCTCCCATACGGCTGTTCACACGCAGCAATGGAAGGGCCAGGAGAAATGGCCACGAGGAGGGCCAGACCGAGTGCAAAACGACCGCAGAGAAATCAAAGATGAGCACATCGATCCCTCTTTCTTAATGACTTCTCTCACACATTCAAAAGAATCTCAACAGCAGGTTGAATTTAGTGGATCTTACCACCAACGGTCCCGAAATGGAAACAGTGGTGGAAATATGTCTGGACCGTCTTTCAGGAGGGGGCCAAAAGATAACGCACCCATGTCTAAACTGAGTAAttctgcaggaagtgaagcCGACGGAAGAGGAACTTATAGACGTACAGACAGAAACGAAGACGCCAACAACGGCAGGAGGAAGGGGAAGGCCGAGCAGCCGAACTCGGATCACTTCGATCGACAGAAGGACGATGGGCCATCAAACTTTACCCAGCGGGGGGGAAGCTCAGGGACTCCCCAAGACGTGGGACTACCACAAGGCTCTCGGATTATGACAGGGGATCCTTCTCATTTCCAAAATGGAGAGGTGGAATATAAAAGGACAGGTCCAATCAAGCCTACAAACTTCTCCTGTCCACCGTACCGGGAGCAGCAGCCCAAGAAGAACAACTCTAACAACCCGGGATATAAAAAGAGGCCCGGGCAAGGCAAAGGTCcaggtcctcgaggaccagagaGAGGTCATGTCAGCGAACACGCCTGGAAACCTGGAGACCAGTGCCTGGCTCTGTACTGGGAGGACAACAAG TTCTACCATGCCAGGATAGACGCTGTGCACCCATCTGGCTCTacagctgtggttgtttttagTGATTATGGAAACTGTGAAGAGGTTCTTCTGCATAACATCAGACCTGTTCCTGCTGATATGATG GAGGAAGATGATGGTTACTACGACAGTTCCCTTGAGTTTCGCCGTGGGGGTGACGGTCAGCCACGGCGCTCCAGACCCACTCAGCAGTATTACCAGCCGCCCCGGGCGCGTGAttga